Proteins found in one Arachis stenosperma cultivar V10309 chromosome 8, arast.V10309.gnm1.PFL2, whole genome shotgun sequence genomic segment:
- the LOC130946827 gene encoding sterol 24-C-methyltransferase erg6 has translation MGKSTGNGKDWAQIYAIYGMEQWQTLIILLCQAILFSVMSVLYLIYFDRICVSFERLLSAAAVPRGSARFAAGLTGSATALLALCLFFAAANFFYSALPLHHRMAHRIVAAVSDWSSVRLALDLGCCGRGILLNAVASRLKKEGSSGRVVGIDRHRRTTLATLRAAVAEGVAEYVTCREGDARRLPFPDNCFDVVVSGAFVHTVGKEHGVKTAEAAAERMRAVAEMVRVLKPGGMGVVWDLVHVPEYVARLHEMKMEDVRVSERVTAFMVSSHIVTFRKPSHLVQGLAADEVRLDWRLC, from the coding sequence ATGGGAAAATCAACAGGGAATGGTAAAGATTGGGCGCAGATCTACGCGATCTACGGCATGGAGCAGTGGCAAACCCTAATCATATTATTATGCCAAGCGATCCTCTTCTCAGTGATGTCGGTGCTGTATCTCATCTACTTCGACCGAATCTGCGTCTCATTCGAGCGTCTTCTCTCCGCCGCCGCAGTTCCACGTGGCTCGGCTCGCTTTGCCGCAGGCTTAACTGGCTCCGCCACTGCACTCCTCGCTCTCTGCCTCTTCTTCGCCGCCGCAAACTTTTTTTATTCCGCCCTACCACTACACCATCGGATGGCTCACCGCATCGTTGCCGCCGTCTCCGACTGGTCCTCCGTCCGCCTCGCACTCGACCTCGGCTGCTGCGGCCGCGGTATCCTCCTCAACGCCGTCGCCTCCCGCCTCAAAAAAGAAGGCAGCTCCGGACGCGTAGTCGGAATTGATCGCCACCGGCGGACCACACTCGCCACTCTACGCGCCGCTGTGGCGGAAGGCGTCGCCGAGTACGTCACGTGCCGGGAGGGTGACGCACGGCGGCTGCCGTTCCCGGACAATTGCTTCGACGTGGTGGTGTCTGGCGCGTTTGTGCACACGGTCGGGAAGGAGCACGGTGTGAAGACGGCGGAGGCTGCGGCAGAGAGGATGAGAGCGGTGGCAGAGATGGTGAGGGTATTGAAGCCTGGTGGGATGGGGGTTGTGTGGGACCTGGTGCACGTGCCGGAGTATGTGGCCAGACTCCATGAGATGAAGATGGAGGATGTTAGGGTTTCGGAGCGCGTGACGGCGTTCATGGTCAGCAGCCACATCGTCACTTTCCGGAAACCCAGCCACCTCGTTCAGGGCCTTGCCGCCGATGAGGTTCGCCTGGATTGGAGATTATGCTAA